In Anabrus simplex isolate iqAnaSimp1 chromosome 14, ASM4041472v1, whole genome shotgun sequence, a genomic segment contains:
- the LOC136885291 gene encoding facilitated trehalose transporter Tret1, giving the protein MEKDLSVLKQHVAALLASLAAMSAGIAIGWTAPALPLLQAEEPAENVPLRVSVDEGSWISSLLPLGALFGAMPAGLMADWMGRKKAILSLAFPYTLGWLLILFADETIVLVYVGRFLCGLATGATTVLVPQYNEEIAEDAIRGALGIYMDFMLCNGVTLINIFGAYLSYTWFTIASCIASAIFLFTFVWVPESPVYLIMKDRMEEATEALSWLRQGKRSYDVQEELRYLQVNLISQSDDQEPRPFCDMLMRILNKLSFKSRTFRTVFIVYGLMVFQIVGGIDAVLFYTVDIFNDVGSDLSSNVSSIIVAVCQSVCNLISAFYVDSLGRRPMLLISAFITAVCHAALAIYFYFKGSGIDMESWSWIPVVALILFVIGFTVGFSQLPWLMMAELVPTRTKTWVNAGAVTLNWTMVFVITKDFPDMVQYLGNDVTYGLFSCMCVMSFVFVAIWVPETKGKSREEIQEALSIKKKVTSSKGDFA; this is encoded by the exons CCTGCAAGCAGAAGAACCTGCAGAAAACGTTCCGCTACGTGTCAGCGTTGACGAGGGCTCATGGATCAGCAGCCTGCTGCCACTGGGCGCACTTTTCGGGGCCATGCCCGCTGGACTCATGGCCGACTGGATGGGGCGCAAGAAAGCTATTCTCTCTCTGGCATTCCCTTATACCTTAGGATGGTTGCTGATTCTCTTCGCTGATGAAACT ATTGTCCTCGTGTACGTTGGCCGGTTCTTGTGCGGTTTGGCAACCGGCGCCACCACAGTGCTAGTCCCCCAGTACAACGAAGAGATAGCTGAAGACGCCATCCGGGGGGCGCTCGGAATCTACATGGACTTCATGCTCTGCAACGGAGTGACGCTCATCAACATCTTCGGGGCCTACCTCAGCTACACCTGGTTTACCATCGCCTCCTGCATCGCGTCCGCCATATTCTTGTTCACCTTCGTGTGGGTCCCCGAGTCCCCCGTCTATCTCATCATGAAGGACCGCATGGAGGAAGCTACGGAGGCTCTAAGCTGGCTTAGGCAAGGGAAACGATCTTACGATGTTCAAGAAGAACTTCGGTATCTACAAGTAAACTTAATCTCGCAGTCTGACGATCAGGAACCAAGACCGTTCTGTGACATGCTAATGAGAATTTTGAACAAACTCTCTTTCAAATCGAGAACATTCAGGACTGTATTCATTGTCTACGGTCTGATGGTGTTCCAAATTGTTGGAGGTATCGACGCTGTGCTCTTTTACACGGTCGATATATTCAATGATGTTGGTAGCGATTTGTCAAGTAACGTATCGAGCATCATCGTCGCAGTATGTCAATCTGTGTGTAATCTCATTTCAGCGTTTTACGTGGACTCTCTTGGCAGAAGACCAATGCTGCTGATATCCGCCTTCATCACAGCCGTGTGCCACGCAGCTTTGGCAATATACTTCTACTTCAAAGGTAGTGGGATTGACATGGAATCCTGGTCGTGGATTCCGGTCGTAGCTTTGATCCTGTTTGTAATCGGGTTCACCGTCGGGTTCAGTCAGTTGCCATGGCTTATGATGGCCGAACTGGTACCCACTAGAACTAAAACGTGGGTCAATGCGGGTGCTGTAACTCTCAATTGGACGATGGTGTTCGTCATAACCAAAGACTTTCCAGATATGGTGCAGTATTTGGGTAACGATGTTACTTACGGCCTGTTCTCCTGTATGTGCGTCATGAGTTTCGTATTCGTCGCCATCTGGGTGCCGGAGACGAAGGGTAAGTCGCGAGAGGAGATACAAGAAGCTCTCAGCATCAAAAAGAAGGTGACAAGTAGCAAGGGAGATTTTGCTTAG